In Flavobacteriaceae bacterium, the following proteins share a genomic window:
- a CDS encoding M23 family peptidase, translated as MDRTRITTLGRKFIITLLVIITFASCGKESQVEEVIDEVAIVEPPKDIYEFGFNLNDYTVVRDTVKRGDTFGVIMERNRIGYPKIYNIVEKAKDSFDIRKLQVGKPYTLLCSKDSLQEPQSFIYQKNKEEYVVINFKDSIHAYNERKPIKYVEKTASGIIAKGDGISITLGKLGLSQVLTNKMADNIYAWTIDFNRLQPGDRFKVIYIDKYINDSVYAGVHDVKAAYFEHNKESFYAFGFEADTITGIVDYFDEDAKNLRRAFLKAPLKFSRISSRYNLRRRIAHYGYRVKAHRGTDFAAPNGTPILATANGRVTKSSYTRGNGKYVKIRHNATYETQYLHMSRRAAKVGQFVKQGDVIGYVGNTGSSAGNHVCYRFWKNGRQVDPFKEELPEAEPIAEDLKLKYLEFIKPIKEQLDNVKFKDVTENDILEQQLNENLITKIDN; from the coding sequence ATGGACAGAACAAGAATTACAACATTGGGGAGAAAATTTATAATAACTTTATTAGTTATAATAACTTTTGCTAGTTGCGGAAAAGAATCACAAGTTGAAGAAGTGATTGATGAAGTAGCAATTGTTGAACCCCCAAAAGATATTTATGAATTTGGCTTTAATTTAAATGACTATACAGTAGTTAGAGATACTGTAAAAAGAGGAGATACCTTTGGAGTTATAATGGAACGTAACAGAATTGGTTATCCAAAAATCTACAACATAGTTGAAAAAGCAAAAGACAGTTTCGATATTCGTAAACTTCAAGTAGGAAAGCCCTATACCTTGTTATGTTCAAAAGATTCATTGCAAGAACCGCAGAGCTTTATTTATCAAAAAAATAAGGAAGAATATGTAGTAATAAACTTTAAAGATTCTATCCATGCGTATAACGAGCGAAAACCAATTAAGTATGTCGAAAAAACAGCGTCAGGTATTATTGCAAAAGGCGATGGGATTTCAATAACATTAGGTAAATTAGGATTAAGCCAAGTGTTAACCAATAAAATGGCGGATAATATTTATGCTTGGACCATAGATTTTAATCGTTTACAACCAGGTGACCGTTTTAAAGTGATTTATATAGATAAATATATAAACGATAGTGTTTACGCAGGTGTTCATGATGTTAAAGCTGCGTATTTTGAACATAATAAAGAGTCATTTTACGCTTTTGGTTTTGAAGCTGATACTATTACAGGAATTGTTGATTATTTTGACGAAGATGCAAAAAACTTAAGACGTGCATTTTTAAAAGCACCTCTTAAATTTAGTCGTATCTCTTCTCGATATAACTTAAGAAGGCGTATAGCACATTACGGATATCGTGTTAAAGCACATAGAGGCACTGACTTTGCTGCACCAAATGGCACACCAATTCTAGCAACAGCTAACGGAAGAGTTACTAAATCTAGTTATACAAGAGGAAATGGTAAATATGTTAAAATTAGGCATAATGCCACTTATGAAACACAGTACCTTCATATGTCTAGAAGAGCTGCTAAAGTTGGACAATTTGTAAAGCAAGGTGATGTAATTGGTTATGTAGGAAATACAGGGAGTTCAGCAGGAAATCATGTGTGTTACCGTTTTTGGAAAAATGGCAGGCAAGTCGATCCATTTAAAGAAGAATTACCAGAAGCAGAACCTATTGCAGAAGATTTAAAACTCAAATACCTAGAATTCATTAAGCCTATAAAAGAGCAATTAGATAATGTTAAATTTAAAGACGTTACTGAAAACGATATATTAGAGCAACAACTAAATGAGAACTTAATTACGAAAATAGACAATTAA
- a CDS encoding glucose-6-phosphate isomerase: MSLPKINPTQTKAWKKLQEHYSSVKDVHMKDLFAQDTERANKFTIQWEDFYVDVSKNRITDETLQYLLGLIEEVKLKDAIESYFSGAKINETEDRAVLHTALRAPKISKVYVDGANIIPEISAVKEKVKTFSEEIINGERKGYTGKPFKTIVNIGVGGSDLGPAMVVDALQYYKNHLTTYFVSNVDGDHVSEIIQKLDPETTLFIVVSKSFTTQETLSNANTLRSWFLKLTNADAIAKHFVAVSTNIEKVKAFGINENAIFPMWDWVGGRFSLWSAVGLSISLSVGYDHFESLLEGAHKMDIHFKETPFSNNIPVILGLLGVWYNNFFNAESEVVIPYSQYLNQFVTYLQQTSMESNGKRMDRNGNLIDYQTGALMWGETGTNSQHAFFQLIHQGTKLVPADFIGFAKSLHNNQEHQNKLISNFLAQTEALLNGKTEAEVLTELELRDVSKLDIKKLLPFKVFEGNKPTNTIFIKKLTPESLGKLIALYEHKIFVQGVIWNIFSFDQFGVELGKQLACNILQEFEDVPSAKPHNTSTLNSIKHFKDFS, encoded by the coding sequence ATGAGCCTTCCCAAAATAAATCCAACCCAAACCAAGGCTTGGAAAAAACTTCAAGAACACTACTCTTCTGTAAAAGATGTTCATATGAAAGATTTATTTGCTCAGGATACTGAAAGAGCAAATAAATTCACAATACAGTGGGAAGATTTTTATGTAGATGTTTCAAAAAACAGAATTACCGATGAGACACTTCAATATTTATTAGGATTAATTGAAGAAGTCAAACTCAAAGATGCAATTGAGAGTTACTTTTCTGGTGCAAAAATTAATGAAACTGAAGATAGAGCAGTTTTACATACCGCACTTAGAGCCCCTAAAATTTCTAAAGTATATGTAGATGGTGCAAATATAATTCCTGAAATATCTGCTGTAAAAGAGAAAGTAAAAACTTTTTCTGAAGAGATTATAAATGGAGAGAGAAAAGGATATACAGGGAAACCATTTAAAACCATAGTTAATATTGGTGTTGGAGGCTCAGATCTAGGACCGGCAATGGTAGTTGATGCACTTCAGTATTATAAAAATCATCTAACAACATATTTTGTAAGTAATGTAGATGGAGATCACGTTAGTGAAATAATTCAGAAACTGGACCCGGAAACCACGCTTTTTATAGTTGTTTCTAAATCGTTTACAACTCAAGAAACTCTATCTAATGCTAATACCCTGCGAAGTTGGTTTTTAAAATTAACAAATGCTGATGCTATTGCAAAACACTTTGTAGCAGTCTCAACTAATATTGAAAAAGTAAAGGCGTTTGGAATAAACGAAAATGCCATTTTCCCAATGTGGGACTGGGTGGGAGGGCGTTTTTCGCTCTGGAGTGCAGTAGGATTATCTATTAGTTTATCGGTTGGATATGATCATTTCGAGAGTTTATTAGAAGGAGCTCATAAAATGGATATACATTTTAAAGAAACCCCTTTTAGTAATAATATACCAGTTATATTAGGGCTTTTAGGAGTTTGGTATAACAATTTTTTTAATGCAGAAAGTGAAGTTGTAATACCCTATTCTCAATACTTAAATCAGTTTGTAACCTATTTGCAACAAACTTCGATGGAGAGTAATGGTAAGCGTATGGATAGAAATGGAAATCTAATAGATTATCAAACAGGAGCTTTAATGTGGGGAGAAACAGGAACAAATTCTCAACATGCATTTTTTCAATTAATACATCAAGGGACAAAATTAGTGCCAGCAGATTTTATTGGATTTGCTAAATCACTTCATAATAATCAAGAACATCAAAATAAATTAATTTCAAATTTTTTAGCTCAGACAGAAGCTTTATTAAATGGAAAAACAGAAGCTGAGGTTTTAACAGAGTTGGAATTAAGAGATGTCTCAAAACTAGATATTAAGAAACTACTTCCTTTTAAAGTTTTTGAAGGAAACAAACCAACAAATACTATATTTATTAAAAAACTAACCCCAGAAAGTTTAGGAAAATTAATCGCTTTATATGAGCACAAAATTTTTGTGCAAGGAGTTATTTGGAATATCTTTAGTTTTGATCAGTTTGGTGTTGAACTTGGAAAGCAACTAGCTTGTAATATTCTTCAAGAATTTGAAGATGTACCTTCAGCAAAACCTCATAATACTTCTACTTTAAACAGTATTAAACACTTTAAAGATTTCTCTTAA
- a CDS encoding endonuclease/exonuclease/phosphatase family protein yields MRYLTLIFILLFLNISIANTQNNKKFRVHTIAFYNVENLFDTINDPLKFDESSPIMELKNNRANVYSKKINNISRVISEIGSNISKNSPVIIGLAEIENRIVLEDLANNFYLIKKNYGIVHFDSPDIRGIDVALLYQKLLFTPTHISKYELKIYEENTKNRIYTRDQLLVSGKLENELIHILINHWPSRRGGEERSKPKRIAAAKLNKRIIDSLQSINPYAKIFIMGDLNDNPTNTSVKDILKTKSDKKNVPFKGIYNPMERFSKKGIGSNAFRDSWSLFDQIMITKPLLEKDYSSFRYYRAGIFNANYLINSKGRFKGYPFRSFADGSFTNGYSDHFPVYIYLIKEVKN; encoded by the coding sequence ATGAGATATTTAACCTTAATATTCATTCTTTTATTTTTAAATATTTCTATTGCAAACACTCAAAACAATAAAAAGTTTAGAGTACATACTATTGCTTTTTATAATGTTGAAAATTTATTTGACACCATAAACGATCCACTTAAGTTTGATGAATCTAGCCCTATAATGGAATTAAAAAACAATCGAGCTAATGTATATTCAAAAAAAATTAATAATATATCTCGTGTTATCTCTGAAATTGGAAGCAATATTTCTAAAAATAGCCCTGTAATTATTGGTTTAGCAGAAATTGAAAACCGAATTGTTTTAGAAGATTTAGCGAATAATTTTTATTTGATTAAAAAAAATTATGGAATTGTTCATTTTGATTCACCAGATATAAGAGGCATAGACGTTGCTTTACTTTACCAAAAGCTATTATTCACTCCAACACATATAAGTAAATACGAATTAAAAATCTATGAAGAAAATACTAAAAACCGAATCTATACGAGAGATCAATTACTTGTTTCTGGTAAGCTAGAAAACGAGTTAATACATATACTTATTAATCATTGGCCATCTCGACGAGGGGGAGAGGAAAGAAGCAAACCGAAACGAATAGCTGCAGCAAAACTCAATAAAAGAATTATTGACTCTCTTCAATCTATAAATCCTTATGCTAAAATTTTTATCATGGGTGATTTAAATGACAATCCAACTAATACAAGCGTCAAAGACATTTTAAAAACTAAATCTGACAAAAAGAATGTTCCTTTTAAAGGCATCTATAATCCAATGGAGAGGTTTTCAAAAAAAGGAATTGGATCTAATGCATTTCGAGACAGTTGGAGTTTATTTGATCAGATAATGATCACAAAACCTTTACTCGAAAAAGATTATTCATCATTCAGGTATTATAGAGCTGGAATTTTTAATGCAAATTATTTAATTAACTCAAAAGGACGTTTTAAAGGTTATCCTTTTCGAAGCTTTGCAGATGGTAGTTTTACTAATGGATATAGTGATCACTTTCCTGTTTATATTTATTTAATAAAAGAAGTTAAAAACTAA
- a CDS encoding carboxypeptidase-like regulatory domain-containing protein, whose protein sequence is MKRHIVVFLLGLVSTFSISAQRPLIKGSIKDASSHKPISEATVIIENTYFSIQTNVFGEFVFLYGIPLGEQILKISKEGYVTKRYPIVVNKGRTINLTDITLEYDLSDQSNSFILTLSDDELNSEDGFIDNISGLLQSSRDVFLNAAAFDFSTTFFRPRGLDNANGKILINGVEMNKQFNGRPQWSNWGGLNDVLRNQEFTMGFSANEYNFGDIAGTTNIIMRATKYRKGGRFSSAGANRSYQGRLMASYNSGILKKGWAYSVLISRRFGEQGFIEGTLYDANSFFASVEKQINNKHSLNFLGIYAKNRRGRSTALTDELFELKGRDYNPFWGIQDGEVRNTRVREIEEPIFMLSHFWETSSKTTLNTNISYQFGKIGNTRVDSGGAQLFTDQNGDEAFFGGARNPNPSYYQNLPSFFLQDSNPSPLDFQNAFLAEQQLINDGQFDFETLYRSNTIQSKAGNNATFIIQEDRNDDIQLSVNSILNSKLTDQVILNASVNYRKLKSENFANVKDLLGSTGYLDVDNFVEDDINITLGDIAQSDLRNRNRIVTKGDRYKYNYKIDANVLNVFIQAQFKYNKIDFYLGMSMSQTDYQRNGLFENGNFPGNTSFGKSEKLNFFDFGVKTGVTYKLSGQHVLNFNGGYVTKAPIIRNSFSNARQNNNIVTGLVSEKIQSFDTSYLFRSPTIKARLTGYYVEFKDGTDVSFFFTEDLAGLGIQGDAFVQEVLTNIERQNVGLELGVESQITPTIKLKAVAAFGQNIYNNNPNLYLTSDDFKGELRFGDGKTNLKNLHVAGGPERAYQLGFEYRDPDFWNIGVTTNYFSNAYIDPSALARSQNFILDFDGLPINNFDEDIAKNLLKQEELNEYMLVNITGGKSWRLGNYFIGFFATINNVLNEEYRTGGFEQSRLANYTRLQEDQSRINGPIFGNRYFFGNGTTYYINVYLRF, encoded by the coding sequence ATGAAAAGACATATAGTTGTTTTTTTACTTGGATTAGTTTCTACATTTTCAATTTCTGCACAAAGACCCCTTATAAAAGGGAGTATTAAAGATGCTTCATCCCATAAACCAATTTCAGAAGCAACAGTTATTATTGAGAACACATATTTTTCAATTCAAACAAATGTTTTTGGAGAGTTTGTTTTTTTATATGGCATTCCATTAGGAGAGCAAATTTTAAAAATATCTAAAGAAGGATATGTAACAAAACGATACCCTATTGTTGTTAATAAAGGTAGAACAATAAATCTTACAGATATAACTTTAGAATATGATTTAAGTGATCAATCAAATTCATTTATTCTAACACTTTCTGATGATGAACTCAACTCAGAAGATGGATTTATAGACAACATTTCTGGTCTTTTGCAATCGTCAAGAGATGTATTTTTAAATGCAGCAGCTTTCGATTTCAGTACGACATTTTTTAGACCTAGAGGATTAGATAATGCTAATGGAAAAATACTTATTAATGGTGTCGAAATGAATAAACAGTTTAATGGAAGGCCTCAATGGAGCAATTGGGGAGGGTTAAATGATGTGTTGCGTAATCAAGAGTTTACAATGGGTTTTTCTGCAAATGAGTATAATTTTGGTGATATAGCTGGAACTACAAATATTATAATGCGAGCTACTAAATATCGTAAAGGCGGACGTTTTTCTTCTGCTGGTGCAAACAGATCATACCAAGGAAGATTAATGGCGAGTTATAATTCAGGGATATTAAAAAAAGGCTGGGCGTATTCAGTTTTAATATCACGACGTTTTGGAGAACAAGGTTTTATTGAAGGAACATTGTATGATGCTAACTCATTTTTTGCTAGTGTAGAAAAACAAATTAATAATAAACATAGTCTAAATTTTCTAGGAATTTATGCTAAAAATAGAAGAGGACGTTCGACAGCATTAACTGATGAATTATTTGAATTAAAAGGGAGAGATTATAATCCTTTTTGGGGAATACAAGACGGTGAAGTTAGAAATACTCGTGTTAGAGAAATTGAAGAGCCTATTTTTATGCTGAGCCATTTTTGGGAAACATCTTCAAAAACAACATTAAATACAAATATAAGTTATCAATTTGGGAAAATAGGAAACACTAGAGTAGATAGTGGAGGAGCCCAGTTATTTACAGATCAAAACGGGGATGAAGCGTTTTTTGGAGGAGCAAGAAACCCAAATCCATCTTATTATCAAAACCTACCGAGTTTTTTCTTGCAAGATTCAAATCCATCTCCTCTAGATTTTCAAAATGCATTTTTAGCCGAACAACAATTAATTAATGATGGGCAGTTTGATTTTGAAACGTTATATAGATCAAACACAATACAATCTAAAGCAGGTAATAATGCTACATTCATAATTCAGGAAGATAGAAATGATGATATACAATTATCTGTTAATTCTATTTTGAACTCTAAATTAACAGATCAAGTCATATTAAATGCATCAGTAAATTACAGAAAATTAAAAAGTGAAAATTTTGCGAATGTAAAAGATCTTTTGGGAAGCACAGGGTATTTAGATGTTGATAATTTTGTTGAGGATGATATCAATATAACGCTAGGAGATATAGCACAAAGTGATTTGCGAAATCGAAATAGAATTGTCACAAAAGGTGATCGCTATAAATATAATTATAAAATTGATGCTAATGTTTTAAATGTGTTCATACAAGCACAGTTTAAATATAATAAAATAGATTTTTATTTAGGAATGAGTATGTCTCAAACTGATTACCAAAGAAATGGATTATTTGAAAATGGGAATTTCCCAGGCAATACATCTTTTGGTAAAAGTGAGAAACTTAACTTTTTTGATTTTGGTGTTAAAACGGGAGTTACATATAAGCTATCTGGACAACATGTACTTAACTTCAATGGTGGATATGTTACTAAAGCACCTATTATTCGGAATTCATTTAGTAATGCGAGGCAGAATAATAATATTGTTACTGGGCTGGTAAGTGAAAAAATACAATCATTTGATACAAGTTATCTTTTCAGGTCACCAACCATTAAAGCTCGATTAACAGGATATTATGTGGAATTTAAAGATGGTACAGATGTTTCATTCTTTTTTACTGAAGATTTAGCAGGATTAGGAATTCAAGGTGATGCTTTTGTTCAAGAAGTTTTGACTAATATTGAACGGCAAAATGTTGGTTTAGAACTAGGTGTTGAATCGCAAATAACACCAACAATTAAACTAAAAGCAGTTGCAGCCTTTGGGCAAAATATATATAACAATAATCCTAATCTATATTTGACAAGTGATGATTTCAAAGGAGAATTGCGTTTTGGAGATGGTAAAACTAATTTAAAGAACTTGCATGTAGCTGGTGGCCCCGAGCGTGCATATCAATTAGGATTTGAATATCGTGATCCAGATTTTTGGAATATAGGTGTTACTACCAATTATTTTTCAAATGCTTATATAGACCCTAGTGCTTTAGCTAGATCTCAAAACTTTATTTTAGATTTTGACGGATTACCGATTAATAATTTTGATGAAGATATAGCTAAGAACCTTTTAAAACAGGAAGAGCTTAACGAATACATGTTAGTAAATATAACGGGAGGGAAATCGTGGCGATTAGGAAATTATTTTATTGGATTCTTCGCAACGATTAATAATGTTTTAAATGAAGAATATAGAACAGGTGGCTTTGAACAATCTAGGTTAGCAAATTACACTCGATTACAAGAAGATCAATCGCGTATTAATGGTCCAATTTTTGGCAACCGCTACTTTTTTGGAAATGGAACGACCTATTATATCAATGTATATCTAAGATTTTAA
- a CDS encoding DUF5017 domain-containing protein yields MKTNRLKNVILIKVIVLITISCIQDDNFNIPDLIFEEPIINGNVITIDAIAGMLAQAQNNGDDTFTFEDTNTYISGYVISSDEAGNFFEELIIQDVLENPTRGIKLLIDINPLFARYEIGRKLFVKLDGLTIGTTNGVFTIGVRDGNTIGQIAASLENEVIQRSTERGELVPLTIELDRLNNNLTNLYVTLQNAQFNRSEVLDLNPLTYASEPTDQFDGERVLESCNSNLPIVFSTSTFADFRGLELPAQSGTINGVLTKNFFGDTFNFVVNTPSDVNFENPERCDSIEIDCGLTDTQGTVNLFEDNFENQRTRQRISGNGWTNFIQEGTEAFEAFRSSGASPSLGISARIGSRNSGDVSSIAWLITPRIDLDAQDGETLRFMTSNSFANESNLELLFSTDWDGIEASITNATWINLPSAFIVGDNDFFGDWFDSGVVNLSCIEGMAYIAFRYTGNGDSAFNGIYELDEIIINSL; encoded by the coding sequence ATGAAAACAAATAGATTAAAAAATGTAATATTGATAAAAGTAATAGTATTAATTACTATTTCTTGTATACAAGATGATAATTTTAATATTCCAGATTTAATTTTTGAAGAACCAATAATTAACGGAAATGTAATAACAATTGACGCAATTGCAGGGATGTTAGCTCAAGCACAAAATAATGGAGATGACACATTTACATTTGAAGACACTAATACATATATTTCAGGATATGTGATTTCTAGTGATGAAGCTGGAAACTTTTTTGAAGAATTAATAATCCAAGATGTACTAGAAAATCCAACAAGAGGGATTAAATTACTTATAGATATTAATCCGTTGTTTGCGAGATATGAAATAGGTAGAAAATTATTTGTCAAACTAGATGGATTAACAATAGGAACTACAAATGGAGTCTTCACTATTGGTGTTAGAGATGGAAATACTATAGGGCAGATAGCAGCTTCACTCGAAAATGAAGTTATTCAACGCTCAACTGAAAGGGGAGAATTAGTACCTTTAACAATAGAATTAGATAGATTGAACAATAATCTCACAAATTTATATGTCACTTTGCAAAATGCACAATTTAATCGCTCAGAAGTGCTAGACTTAAACCCATTGACTTATGCTTCAGAACCTACAGATCAGTTCGATGGAGAACGGGTTTTAGAAAGTTGTAATAGTAATCTCCCTATTGTGTTTAGCACGAGTACTTTTGCGGATTTTAGAGGTTTAGAATTACCAGCACAAAGTGGAACAATTAATGGGGTTTTAACTAAAAACTTTTTTGGAGACACATTTAATTTTGTTGTAAACACACCTTCAGATGTGAATTTTGAAAACCCAGAGCGTTGTGACTCTATAGAAATAGATTGCGGTTTAACAGATACTCAAGGCACAGTTAATCTTTTTGAAGATAATTTTGAAAATCAGCGTACACGACAACGAATCTCGGGTAATGGCTGGACCAATTTTATACAGGAAGGAACTGAAGCTTTTGAAGCGTTTAGGTCTAGTGGAGCAAGCCCATCATTAGGGATTTCTGCAAGAATAGGATCTCGTAACTCAGGTGATGTAAGTTCTATTGCTTGGTTAATTACACCAAGAATAGATTTAGATGCTCAAGATGGGGAGACATTACGTTTTATGACTTCTAATAGCTTTGCTAATGAAAGCAATTTAGAGTTATTATTCTCTACAGACTGGGATGGTATAGAAGCTAGTATTACAAATGCAACTTGGATTAACTTACCATCTGCATTCATTGTAGGAGATAATGATTTTTTTGGAGATTGGTTTGATTCTGGTGTTGTAAATTTATCTTGTATTGAAGGAATGGCTTATATTGCATTTAGATATACAGGGAATGGAGACTCTGCTTTTAATGGAATTTATGAGTTGGATGAAATTATTATTAATAGTTTATAG